DNA from Rosa rugosa chromosome 6, drRosRugo1.1, whole genome shotgun sequence:
gaacgctcttagttcgttaattgcgtgaatccccacgattcctcttttcaatgatcgaacccacgttataagaaaggtgggatgtagaagaagggaggttttcaagtccccgagaaaagaagaagaaatataaatttcaaatttttaggaacttcaaaacttactcttttggatacttacttgttggttttggatcacgcgcgtgtcgatgcaggcgtgatggagcgaagcaatctgAGTAGCAGCGTGCAGCAGCAAGTTATATGTGCAGCAGGGGCGGCAGGATGAAGCTGGGGCGAGAGGTGCAGTAAGGCTGCAGGGGTAGCAGCTGCTAGACGCAAAGCTGCAGGCGCATGGGCGCGCAGGAGGTAGCAGCGGGCGCAACAGGTGCTGCAGGGAGCAGCAGACGTGCGGCAGAGCTGTAGGGGGCAGCAGGCAGCGACGCAGGGGCGTGTGGCTGCAGGAGCAGCTCGCAGGACAGCGGGGGCTGCTGTGCAAGGTTGCAGGCGCACGGGCGCTCGGAGCAGCAGTGTGCGCAGGGGCGCACGCGGGGCAGCAGTAGGCGCAGGGGCGCACGCGGGGCAGGCTGCAGCGatgctagcacgggctaggggctgcggcagttttggcgatatgaaattcttttcgggttttggctttttggcttttgtggtttagggctcgtgctgataacgtgtttaagtatattggtattgagagagattgatgagagaagtgtagagagagatgtgtattattattgagaataggagccctatatatagggattacaaagtactagttctaatgttacaaggaataccaatccgtgtaggagggaaatctagaaccttctctcctattgctactcctagtttgataaggcacactaaacttgattttccttcaacaatgTTAGATATATCGTTAGAACAAGCCCACCTAAGTACTCCTAATCCTTTTGTAATGGCCCATTAGGCCCAGTTGCTATATCTTGGAATGACGTCTTCTGTGCCAAACGTCCCTTTCTTCTTTTGTCTAGATGGAACGCCATCTATATCAGCTCCTCTTCACGATCAAAACTGCTCCACAAATATCGGAGGAAAAACTTGACGCATCTAGGGTTTGCTGGtttgctcgtccggcggcgtcCTTGTGCCTACGCGGGCCTTTGGCTTTGgcggggtaaggtggttgctgccggacgggtttGGGCTATTCTCCAACGTGTTATGGTAGGTAAGGAGTTTGTGatcagtttttcttctttttggatgGCAGCGGCGGCAAATCCTATTGGAACACGAACCATGGGTTGGAGCGTGTTGGCATTCGATCGGGGATGGAGTTCTCTACGGTGGCTATGTAGGTGGTTTGGGGTATCCTCTAATGGATCTTGGGTGGAGGTTGGGTGGCGGTTTGCAGATGGAGAGGGTTGGTGGCAGAGGTGGTTCGGGGCTGATCTGGGTTGGTGGTTTAAGACTCAAGGTCGGGCGTCGTTGGGCAGTTGGCACGGATGGGGTTGCTGGGTGAGTGGTGAGTTGGTGGTGCGCGAAGGAACTGGTGGAAGGGATGCTGCAGTTGCTTACATATCTCCGGCGATGAGAATTTCTGGGTTGCTGTTGGTGGCTTCAATGGGAAGTAGAGTTGATTGCATTAGTGTCTCTTTGGTTATTTTTAGGATTTTCTTTGTTGGTTTTTTAGGTCTGATATTTAGTCCCTACTCActtgagctagggtttgggagtcTTGGTCTTGCTGTGCTATTTTTATGGTGTTCTGCCTGGGGATTATTTGTTAAATTGTCGGTGCTTTCTGGTTATCAATGTGATGGTGAATTgcccttgcacgtggtctggtttTGGGACACGGTGTTGAAGAGGGTGAAACAGTTCGTCTTGATGTTGGTGACGAGGTCGTATCGGGACACTCGGGATTGGTTATCATTCTGTGTAGCCTGGGGTGATAGGCGTAAAaattggttaggggttggacaTTTTCGGTTCATGGAAGTTACTATTAGTGACGGACCCATAACTAGGGATCTTGGTAGGAATATGTGTCGTGGTGTTGATACCACAACCGGTTATTCCaatgctttgtaatttttttggttattaatggattctatttcttctcaaaaaaaaaaaaaacgccatCTATATCTTGTATtcaatctgccaagaatgggcATTGATAAATGATGATTAGTCTTTAATAATATACTAATGGAGATCAAACTAACAAACACAGAACGTTGACCCTGTGGACGCAATCAACATTGATACAGTTCACATCTCACTATCTTCTCTGGTCACTTTCAgtaatatttaaatttttttcaaCCATGGACACAATTAATATTGAGAAAAAGTTtaaatttaagtgaaggaagcgAAGTGGAGTATAATATTTTCATCCTGAGAGAGAGGTAGATTACATGCAAAGAAATCATCTAATAGGTAGATTACATGCTTTGACTTTTTGACGAGTTGTATGCTTTTAGGGAGTATACGACGCCTACCGGAGACCCAGCAAGCCGCCATTGACAGGAAATTGACCCAGTTTTTAATCTATGGTAATTAGCATCCACAATTAACATCTCATATTTACCTAAGTTTTAATCTCATATGGCagtaaaaaaacacaaaacaaataatTGTGGGTATGGACAAGTGGTGCAATGGTGCAGCGTTGCAGTGATACTCCAAATGCCTAACCGTTCTAAATGACTCAACAATATATATCAAATTTTATAGTGAACAATTTAGGGAAACTAATTTCAAATGATGAAATTCCTTCGACAAAAAGGTATCATGTGCTGGAGACTTAATTTTTATATAAATAATTGTCAATACAATATTGTCTAAACTCATGAATGAAGGTGCATCTTCTTTATGAAGATGCCTTCATATACTACTTAATCCAAGAGAAACAAGTTGTTTTCTACATCGAAAAGAAAACCCTCAATATGTATAAGAACCCTTGAGAATGACTGAAAAGCATTGCATTGTGGTGTAAGTTGCTATCGCTTATCGTCCTTCAATCATTGTAATGCTAGCTTCATTTTTGGAGGAATTTGTATTCTCAGAGTGTGGTTGAGGATAATGAGCTGTGTTTTGGATAGTGAATACAGGCAGTTTAGGTTGTGGACCATCTTTCTCACTACTTAACATCAAAGCTATATCTGCCATGGTTGGCCTATCCACAGCATTGTCTTGTACACACAGAAGCCCGATATGTATGCATTTTAGTACTTCCAATGAGGAATACGAATCGCCCAATATTTCATCTACCAACTCCAACCCCCTGCCTTCATTCCACAAGTTCCATGCCTGAAAAAGGAATCACATATATGGTTTAAGTTATATGAAACTATGAAAGACACTGCATGCTCATGAGTTCACATTTTACAGTAGATGTTAAGAGTATGAACTTACATAGGCTAGAAAGCCTAGCTGTTGGTCATATAAAGAGAAGCTGGTATTCTTCTTGCTGCTAATAATCTCCAACATCAAAACCCCGAAGCTGTAGACATCAGATTTTTCAGAAAAAATCCCCCCCATGGCATACTCAGGAGACATGTAGCCACTGCATATAGCAAACTAATTAATTAGTATGTAACTATTCAACATATTGGAGATTAGGAAGAAAATGATTCTTACCGTGTTCCCACAACTTTTTGAGTATTTTCTAGATTTTGTGTTCCTTCAATTATGCGTGCTaatccaaaatctgaaatttttggattcattttctcatccaagAGAATGTTGCTGACTTTCAGATCTCTATGTATTACCTTCACATACGAATCATGATGAAGATAAAGAAGCCCTCTAGCAATACCCTGAATAATATTAAAGCGTGTCACCCAATCAAGCACGGCTCTCTTCCTCGTATCTGATCAAATAATCAACGCACCTAGTTAGTGTAATCAGTAAAGGTTTTTTTATAGATCACGACTCTCATGTATGTTTCAATGAAATATCATGAGACTGCTACCATTTCAAAACTTGGTTAACACCAGATTTCTATCCTTGTTGTAATATATTGCTAGGAAATGCAGACACAGCTATATGAAAAGTAGTAGTGAATGCATCATAGATTTCTGAGTTGAACACACAGTAGAGATTATATTATACAGACGCATTCAATATCTAGTAGTTCTCTGCATTATTTTTGACAGCCGCAttcaatatataatatatatctaATAGTTTAGATCTAGAAAGTACTGACTGATGGAGTTTGTCTCTTGGTAATTTATTTCATGTGACTATTCATAGCTTTATGGTAGTATGTCGCTGTGAATTTGTGATTCCAAAACCCATATATTGCTAAGGTTCAATTCTTCAGACTTCTTAGATGAGAAAAGATAGGTGAGATTCTACTTTTTCAAAGAAATTTTAATGGTTATCCCAAGTTTGACATTTAAAAACATCTAAGAGATGAAAGATTATATTGAAATATTAAGAAGATAAGTGAAGATGAGTTTTGCAATGCAACTGAACATGCATAAAACACTATTGAAACTAACCGAATAGAAAAGTATCCAAGCTTTTGTTTGGCATGAACTCGTAAATCAGTAACTTCTCATCCTCTTTAACGCAGCAACCCATGATCCTAACTAGATTTTTATGTTGAAGATTGGAGATCAACAACATCTCGTTCTTGAACTCTTCAATGCCTTGTCCTGAGCTACTAGATAGTCTCTTTACAGCTACTTCCTTCCCATCTTGTAGCATACCCTATAAATCACGAGCTCCACAATTTATTAACTGAAGTCATGTTTGTTTCTTGTACTTGTCGAAATTAGATATATAGTATCCTTGAGAAAGAAAGTACCTTATAGACTGGGCCAAATCCTCCTTGCCCAAGTTTGTTTGCGAGACTGAAATTGTTTGTAGCAATTAGTATGCTATCAAAATCATATATCTTTAGCTCTGAGGGATCATGCTTTCCTATATATTCTCGGAGACCATCTCTTGAACTCTTAATCATACCAGTCGATTTAAAGTTCTGTCCTGTTTCCATAAATAACATCGAACACTGAgttggagccaaacaacaaaGCAACATTCGGATGCCaatgaataaagaaaacaaaaacatactCCTATGAAGTTATTAATGAAAGTTATACTGATTTCATTTTATATTTAAAAAGAGAGCAGAGAGATAATGTGCTAATGCATGAATTGGTTTATTTCTTACTCTTCTGGTTAGCTTGCCTCCTGTAAAATCCGAATACTATGGCTGCCAAGATACTCACAAAACCAATAGCTGTAAGGCTGGCGATTAACTTTATTGGCTTTCCTTCACCTGAAAAAAGGAGAGACAAAATGAACTTACAATACAAACACAAGCATGAAACAGAAAATTAAGAAAAGAGATTGTCGTAAGAGTTATGCAAGCACTACTATCAGTTACCTAGTTCGGAGCGTGCTAGGCGAATATAAATATCTACTCCGACAGATGCCGAAAACTGCTGTATATCAATAAGATCTTTGGACCACACCAAACACCCTATATTATTGACAAATGCATAAGCAAGGCAAGAACAGTTGGTTAGGCACCGTAATTTGCAGTCGTCGGACGTTTCTTCAGCATTGAAAGCAGTAATGAACTCATGAGAATCTGGTATTTTCAACTTCACCATCTTCCAAAACCCATCATCACCAACTTGTTTTCCTCTTGATGAGACTGATTTATTTGTTTGTCTCTCACAAAACAATTTGGTCTGCCTCACACACCCTCCTGTCCAGTTTCCTTTGCTCCATTGCGCGCTTGACTTCGGTACAAAACCTTTCAAACACCTACAGATTGGAGATGCAGAAGCTTTGCAAACTCCAAAAGGTCCACAAGCTCCATAAATGTCACATGCATTCTTAGGTGTCTGCCAATAAACATACCACTTCCCATCATTCTTCGAAAATGTAAGCCTCACTATTCCTTCCGgagatatgtatatgtatgcCACAGGTTTGTCATATAAACTATAAGAAAAATCTTGCGTGCCCTGCTTTAAGTTATCATCTACACTAAATCCATTTATATATCGATGATCCATTTCTGGTACACCAATGAAGCTTGACTTATCCCACGGTCCACTTCTCCAGTAAGGAACTGAATGTGAATCATTTGATCCATTATTTATCCAAATGAACACTTGTGACGGCGTCTGTGGCGCCAATCCAAGCAAGAATCTCCCTGGTGATGGATCATTCTCTGCTTTCCAAGAACTCAAGAAGTTCCCCTTTCCAGACTTATCGTAACGCAAAACCATGTTTGGCAGGACTGTGTCACCAGGATGATCAAAGCTCTGCCATAAGTCAGCTCCCAGATGATCATTGACAACAAAGTTTCCATTGTCTAAAAGAACTGCAGCAACTGAACTATTATCCAATGATGACACCAAAGAAGTAACATTGGTAGACCAAATAGACTTCTGTTTCCCATCAACAAGCTTCAGATTCCCATTGCTGCTAACAGTCAAGCTCGCCGAGGTGTCTGTAGCTGCAAGAGGATTTTCTCTGTTGGCCACCCATACAACTTTTCGCGGAGATATATCTTTGTGCCATATCCCCACATACTTGTTAGCAGAGTTATTAGGACTGAAGAAGCCTAACTCAAAAATGTGGCCAGGGGAAACTAGAGTTTGTCCCTGCGCTAATGGTTGCGAAGGAGTTATCTTAACAATGTCAGCGCAATGATAATGGGATGGAAGCAAGCTGAATAAGAAAATCAGAAGGAAGAAGAACATGGAGCCATTTAAAGCACAGACGCTTCTGGTTCTAATATCCATTGGCATCCCAATAGGTTGTCAAACAATAATGGACCTTCATAATTAAATGCTACTCTTATACTAGTGCTCAAGTTCAATTGCTTACAAACTTCTGTCAATATCGAAATAGATGCGCATTTTGAAACTTAGTGAATTTCCTTGCCTAACTTGGGGACAGAGGTGACAAATGCTTCCAAAGTCATCCCTCAAAGAACAGTACGTCTTGCACTTCGATCCAGAAAGATCCAGAAATTGCACCGTGTCATTCCCATCGACCATTGTAAGAACAATCAACAAGTTGCCCTAACCTTATCGGGCCCATACAAACGTGACAATATTCCTCTTGTATAGCATGGAGTTAAATTAAAATACCTTGGCAGTAGTGCGTGCGATTCCCTTATTTCGTATGTGGGACTACACTACAGCATGGTTTTAGTCCCAGTAGTCAAAAAATTACATTCTTCTCCAATGCAGTCCACTTGTGCGGCCGGCAAAGTTCACATCGCACTGAACCAGCAAGTGCATTCACTGTCCAAGAGTGAAATCAACGCATTGCACTTAGTCAAGTCTTTCCACTTCGACTAGAACCACAAACTTAATTGCTACGTACCTCTACTGTGAGTCTGTGAGCGCAAGATGTGAAGAAACCCCGACTGGGCTATAGGCGGTAGGGACTCCAAAGTCAAATCTTTCTAGGCTTTTGAGAATCTGATAATAGCTTCATGAAAAAAAGCCTCGAATATGATTCGTCAGTGCAATGGTGACTAAAAACAAGGCAGTGTAttatttcaagttttcaacgcAATTCTTTGGACAGGTGCTAGATTTCATAAGATTTATGTTTCAGTTATTTTTCCCGTTGAATAAATGGAAACTTGGGACCCCTACAAGGAAATcataaacataataaaaaaaaggaaaaaaaaattctcggTGCGGTTATCTTCAAGTAGGGTGGTAGACTTGGGGCATATCGAATCTATCGGAACTTTAAAAAAAGAATATTTTGATATATCAGGaatattttgaagaaaaaaaattaatagagtCAATTTATTGAATTTACATATAATaaatatgaatgtcaactttaTCTACATCAAAAAAGAGACTTTATATGATTGAAAAGTAGCTCGCTGATTTACAAAAGTACTATAATTGTTGATTTCTTCTCACCCAGATTCGTCTTGAGGGAATTTCTCCTCCTTCACATTCCATTCGAGAGGATtactcctcacctagattcccTTCGAGGAGATTACTCCTCACTCAGATTCActttgaggggatttctcctcacccagattgtTCTTGAGGGGATTATTCCTCACTTATATTCGCTTTGAGGGGATTTCTTCTCACACAAATTCCCTTTTAGGGAATTATTTCTCTCCTAGATTTGCATTGAGGGGATTTCTCATTTTCTCCTCACCCAAATCCGCCTTTAGAAGTTTCACCTCGAGGCATTTTTCCCAAACAGGTTGCATTGCCTCTCTATTAGGTCATTTCTTGACTAGAaactgttcttaaaattttacacCCCCACGTAACCTACATATCTCATAATGTATGTTTCTCTGTAATAAttgagtaattttttttattttttgtttctctcgtcagattttacagatatttcttcattatatcgggatatatcctaaatatCTTATATATCGTCATATCGAGGATATTTGATTTGACGATGTCAGATAAATTTTACAAAAACGGTGGAGGGTAGGATTAGATATTTTCCCTCTATGATATATCAGTCCCTCCAAAAGAGATATATCAGGGGATATATCAGAAATATGGCAGATATTTCAATCATTGACTTGCGGTTCTATTACTCTAGATTTTCTTGATTCGATATCTTGATTTTGCATTTTTCAAAATTAAATGTGACTAAAACGTTTGAGAATCATTATTTCTGTCTTAAACATAAGTAATGAATGAAGACGCCTATTTTTCAAGCCCAAATACCTCGTAGCATTTCGAAGACCTTCCTGTCGCAATCCGTGGTAGCAATGCGTCGGGCTCGGAGGCAAGTGTAGATTAGGGAACTTGAAGAGCCACGCCAGAATGCGCCGTCTATTATTGGGCTTCGACGTGCTAGAGAAAGTGAGGAGATAACCATCTCTCTCAAGAAACTGCGACTTAGCCTAGttgttggtaaaaaaaaaaaaaaaaactagatgcAGTGATCATATAATTGAGGCACCTGCTGGTGCTACTACTGACCATCCAAAGCCGAAGAGAGAGGCCGCCATGTAAGAAGTTTAAACAAGCTGTCATATGGTATAGCATGGAACAGCAAAACTGCCAAGAATGATGATGATTACGACAAGAAGATCACAAGGAAAAGTAAGAATACCAACTTGTTGCCCAGTGATTACACACATTTATATGCTTGTagttatatctaaaacactataataAACTAATTCTCAAGTTAATTAATAGGAGTTACAaaaagggttttttacttcaacagtgtctgaactcttcgaggacttttgaaatgatacctgaactttcaaagttatcaatgtgatacctggactcattttttggTATCAATgtcgtacctgcggtcgatttccgtcacagaaccgttaactatgatcacgtgcccagcacgtgaggcacttaatgaggttaaaagactaatttaccctcaaaagtatatACTTCAACAGTGCCTGAACTCTTCaaggacttttaaaatgatacctgaactttcaaagttatcaatgtgatacctgaactcattttttcatatcaacatcgtacctgcggtcgatttccgtcacagaaccattaactatgaccacgtgcccagcacgtgaggcacaaaataagggtaaaaatgacTTTTCCCACTTCCTTTAGTTCTTCACGTGTCCCGTCAtaccttcagttcttcttctccatttctatttcctttttcatctgCAAAATGCAATCAGATGGGATGATGACATTTCCTAGCAAAATGCAAAACCCAAAGCAAAACTTGAATCCAATTCTCTGATGGACAGACACCGCCGGAGACTCCATCTCGTCGGAGTTCTCCAAGCACAACTTGCTCGACGGCTTTGCttctctgaatttattgcaaGCCGGAGTGGTGTAGACTGTTTCACGACTCTTGGCCTCCAGATCTGAGACTTGGAATTTACTTGAGATTTCAGAAAGagggatcagagagagagagagaatatggcCGGCGGCAATCCAGACCTTCTTGTGCAGCTTGCCGGAGATATGACGGAGGCAGGCCACGCTGTCGTGGCACTCGGCTTGCTCACCGCAACTAACATCACAGCATAAGTTCATGAATTTCAAAAATAGTCCGTGTCTTtgtaattgaatcaaaatttgcaaaagtgaAGAGACTGagagtctctctctttctctctctcaacagCGGCGAAAAGGCGAAGGATGGTGATGATGGGAGAAAACCCAAAACTGATTTTTCCGCGACTGCGTGTCTgtgtataactatatatatcTGTATATGATTTATCGAACAATGGGGCAATGATCATTTCACTGATTCCAGCTTCTAATCAATTTGTCCAAAAAAGAACCGGCCTTTGGTTATTTGCGGCTGTAATATCAGTACTTAGTGGGAGCATCGGACGAGGTACTCCGGCGAGGCAATCGGCGGCGATCGGGGCGGGTGAGGAACAATCTGAGGGTTTTACGGCGGCAGAGGAGGATGACGGGGCTGG
Protein-coding regions in this window:
- the LOC133713334 gene encoding G-type lectin S-receptor-like serine/threonine-protein kinase At1g61500 yields the protein MPMDIRTRSVCALNGSMFFFLLIFLFSLLPSHYHCADIVKITPSQPLAQGQTLVSPGHIFELGFFSPNNSANKYVGIWHKDISPRKVVWVANRENPLAATDTSASLTVSSNGNLKLVDGKQKSIWSTNVTSLVSSLDNSSVAAVLLDNGNFVVNDHLGADLWQSFDHPGDTVLPNMVLRYDKSGKGNFLSSWKAENDPSPGRFLLGLAPQTPSQVFIWINNGSNDSHSVPYWRSGPWDKSSFIGVPEMDHRYINGFSVDDNLKQGTQDFSYSLYDKPVAYIYISPEGIVRLTFSKNDGKWYVYWQTPKNACDIYGACGPFGVCKASASPICRCLKGFVPKSSAQWSKGNWTGGCVRQTKLFCERQTNKSVSSRGKQVGDDGFWKMVKLKIPDSHEFITAFNAEETSDDCKLRCLTNCSCLAYAFVNNIGCLVWSKDLIDIQQFSASVGVDIYIRLARSELGEGKPIKLIASLTAIGFVSILAAIVFGFYRRQANQKRQNFKSTGMIKSSRDGLREYIGKHDPSELKIYDFDSILIATNNFSLANKLGQGGFGPVYKGMLQDGKEVAVKRLSSSSGQGIEEFKNEMLLISNLQHKNLVRIMGCCVKEDEKLLIYEFMPNKSLDTFLFDTRKRAVLDWVTRFNIIQGIARGLLYLHHDSYVKVIHRDLKVSNILLDEKMNPKISDFGLARIIEGTQNLENTQKVVGTRGYMSPEYAMGGIFSEKSDVYSFGVLMLEIISSKKNTSFSLYDQQLGFLAYAWNLWNEGRGLELVDEILGDSYSSLEVLKCIHIGLLCVQDNAVDRPTMADIALMLSSEKDGPQPKLPVFTIQNTAHYPQPHSENTNSSKNEASITMIEGR